The following are encoded in a window of Brevibacillus sp. DP1.3A genomic DNA:
- a CDS encoding DUF3951 domain-containing protein, with amino-acid sequence MMMMSGLIIGVSLLIFGMLGMACYRFFVQKKPVEHYYTPLDRVFGQTPVEFHEQKIEKKESEEEEGDDKNKNEKIRQKRRS; translated from the coding sequence ATGATGATGATGTCCGGCTTGATTATTGGTGTATCCCTTTTGATTTTTGGCATGCTCGGGATGGCTTGCTACCGCTTTTTTGTCCAAAAGAAACCAGTCGAGCATTACTACACCCCGCTAGATCGCGTATTTGGGCAAACGCCAGTTGAATTTCATGAACAAAAGATCGAAAAGAAAGAATCAGAGGAAGAAGAAGGTGATGACAAGAATAAGAACGAGAAGATCCGGCAAAAGCGCAGATCATAA